From one Gadus morhua chromosome 8, gadMor3.0, whole genome shotgun sequence genomic stretch:
- the LOC115549500 gene encoding regulator of G-protein signaling 5-like encodes MCRGLDALPLTCLERAKQLRALFSGLRLRQDHTGIMGHSNKANTQRLNRNEPLNWSRSFEDLLSSPNGLCLFRAFLHSEFSEENIAFYLACEDYRATNTSQLPAKAQKIYQEFISADAPREVNLDHATKALTRDGLGQAGPATFDLAQAKIHGLMQRDSYPRFLKSPAYLELVGTAKTR; translated from the exons ATGTGCAGAGGACTAGATGCACTGCCCCTCACCTGTCTTGAAAG GGCGAAGCAACTGAGAGCTCTGTTCAGTGGCTTGAGGCTCAGGCAGGACCACACCGGCATCATGGGACACTCGAACAAAGCCAACACGCAAAG GTTGAACAGGAACGAGCCCTTGAATTGGAGCCGGTCCTTCGAGGACCTTCTGTCCAGCCCAA atggACTGTGTTTGTTCAGAGCCTTCCTGCACTCCGAGTTCAGTGAGGAGAATATAGCTTTCTACCTGGCCTGTGAGGACTACCGAGCCACCAACACCTCCCAGCTGCCGGCTAAGGCCCAGAAGATCTACCAGGAGTTCATCAGCGCGGACGCACCCAGAGAG GTGAACCTGGACCACGCGACCAAGGCGCTGACCCGCGACGGGCTGGGGCAGGCGGGCCCCGCCACCTTCGACCTGGCCCAGGCCAAGATCCACGGCCTGATGCAGAGGGACTCCTACCCCCGCTTCCTCAAGAGCCCCGCCTACCTGGAGCTGGTCGGGACCGCCAAGACCCGCTAA